The proteins below are encoded in one region of Phycisphaerae bacterium:
- a CDS encoding GntR family transcriptional regulator, with amino-acid sequence MSTTDALDPVERISLGDLVAERIRQAILTGALRPGQRVTEDELARVLGISRSPVRQALIQLEHEGLIVRERNQRASVVCMSEEDIEEVCTLRLSLETLALERAMARATAEDIAELEGLFRKYSKCLRSGGPLARLVELDLAFHEQLVHISRHSRLLHAWEGIRFQISYLMFTCNIVGESEFPSLCDVWHSEIIEALRRKDLAHGTQHLRAHLENAYDVFRTRYAQQAIEKQEGRDHAI; translated from the coding sequence TGATCCGGTGGAAAGGATATCCCTCGGCGACCTGGTCGCCGAGCGCATCCGGCAGGCGATCCTGACCGGCGCGCTGAGGCCGGGTCAGCGGGTGACCGAGGATGAACTGGCCAGGGTGCTGGGGATCAGCCGCAGTCCGGTTCGCCAGGCGCTGATCCAACTCGAGCACGAAGGGCTGATCGTTCGGGAGAGGAACCAGCGGGCATCGGTGGTCTGCATGTCCGAGGAGGACATTGAAGAGGTCTGCACGCTTCGGTTGTCGCTGGAGACGCTGGCCCTTGAGCGGGCGATGGCGCGGGCGACGGCGGAGGATATCGCGGAGTTGGAGGGGTTGTTCAGGAAATATTCGAAGTGTTTGCGGAGCGGCGGGCCTCTGGCCCGGCTGGTGGAGCTGGATTTGGCGTTTCACGAGCAGCTCGTGCATATCTCCCGCCACAGCCGTCTGTTGCATGCGTGGGAAGGGATCAGGTTCCAGATCTCCTACCTGATGTTCACGTGCAATATCGTGGGCGAATCGGAGTTCCCAAGCCTCTGCGACGTCTGGCACTCGGAGATCATCGAGGCGCTTCGCCGCAAGGACCTGGCCCACGGGACCCAGCATTTAAGAGCCCACCTGGAAAACGCTTACGACGTATTCCGAACGCGGTACGCCCAGCAGGCAATCGAGAAGCAGGAAGGACGGGACCATGCGATTTGA